The Microbacterium esteraromaticum genome contains the following window.
CCGCACTCGGCCGCAACGGCCCGTCCGGGGTGCCGACAGCGGGCTTGCCGAGGTGGTCGAGCACGATGTTCAGACCCGGAACGGCGTCGGCAAGGGCTGTGACGTCGGGGATCTGATGCGCGCGCACACAGGCGTCGAACGTCCATCCTCGGGATGCCAGGGTTCGGGCGCCCTCAATGAACTTCGGGGTGCGGGCGAGTCCGTCCTTCTCTCCCTGCAGCAGGTGCCGCACCCCCACGACACTCTCGTATCGGGCGAGTGCGTCGAGGTGCCGTGTGGTCTTGCGACCGCGGTCGAGCCGAGCCCCCGCAACGATTGCGACGACGCCGGTCGCCTCGGCGATCGCGTCGACCCAGCGCACTTCGTCGATCGATTGCTTCTCGACGGGGTCGGCTTGCACGAAGACTGCGATCTGCTCGTCGACATCGTCGATCCGGTCGTTGAGAAGCTCATCGACGGCGAAGCGGCTGTCGAGCTCTCCTTCCAACCAGGGGTAGCTGAGGACCTCCGGGTCCCACAGGTGGAGGTGAGAGTCCATGACGCGCATGCACCCATGCTCACACACCTCACCGAGACATCCGATCAATATGCGAAGATGTGCGCATGGCTGTGACAGACGAGGCGATCGAGAAGATCAAGGCGATGATCGTGTCGGGCGAACTCGGCCCCGGCGACCGCCTGCCGCCCGAGAAGGAACTCGCCGAGCGACTCGGCCTCTCCCGCAACTCGATGCGCGAGGCGGTGAAGGCGCTCGAGGTCATCCGCGTACTCGATGTGCGCCGCGGGGACGGCACGTATGTGACGAGTCTCGAACCGCATCTACTCCTGGAGGCCATCACGTTCGTCGTCGACATGCACGACGATGACTCGCTACTGGAGCTGTTCGCCGTGCGCCGCATCCTCGAGTCCCAGGCGACCGCGCTGGCCGCGGGCCATGCCGGCGCCGATGATGCCGGTGCACTGCTCGACGAGGTCAACGCCGTCGATCCTAAGACCGTATCGATTGACGACCTCGTGGCGCATGACACGCACTTCCACTCGCAAGTGGTCGGCCTGGCCGGCAACGGGTATCTCGCCAGCCTGATCGACGGCCTGAGCAGTCAGACCATTCGGGCGCGGGTGTGGCGCGGGCTCACCGAGCAGGGGGCCGTGGAGCGCACGCTCTCGGAGCACCGCGCGATCGCCGAGGCCATCGCGAACCACGATGCGACGCTGGCGGCATCGCTCGCGAGCGCGCATGTCGCCGGTGTGGAGCGTTGGCTGCGTCAGGCCGCTCAGGCCTGACGCGACCGGTTCTGCTCAGGCTCCGAGGCGCACCATCGCGGCGTCGAACTCGGCGGCTGACGAGTCGCTGACCGGGTGCGCGAAGAGCTCATCGAGCACGGCCGGTGCGGCCGTGAAGTAGGGAACGCCGTTCTCGCGCAGCGCGACGATGTCGTCGGCCGAGCGCAGGCTCGCGGCGAGCACGTCCGTGTCGCTGTCGGCGCACACCGCCTGCATGCGGGCGATGAGTCCGTCGCCGTCGAGGCCGGCGTCGCGCATCCGCCCGAGGTAGGGGGCGATGTACCGCACGCCGATGCTGGCGCAGGCAAGCGCCTGCGCCACGGAGTAGACGGCGGTAACGAGCACGGTCGCCCCGTCACGCACGAGGGCGGATGCCGCCGCGAAGCCTTCTTCGGTGGCGGGCACCTTGACGGCGATGCGGTCACCCAGCTCGAGCAGGCCCGCGGCGTTGCGCAGGAAGGAGTCGCGGTCACCGCCCCAGGTCTGGAAGAAGACCTCGCGTGCGCCCTGGCCGGTCCAGCGCGCGTAGAGTTCTGGAATGTCGGCGGCCGTGCGGCCGCCGCGCTCGAGGATGGTCGGGTTCGTCGTCACGCCGTGGACCACGCCGGCGTCGAGCAACCGTCCCACACGTTCGACATCAGCACTGTCCACATACAGCCGCGGCGCGGTCATCCGGTCTCCTCACGCGTCCAACCTGTGATTACAGGTAGGGATGCGGCTAATGTAATGACAGCGTTCGTCGAAGTCAAAGCCGATCGGGAGAACATGACAAGCGACCAGTCCAGCCGCACCGGTGTGGTGATCGTCGGCAGCGTCACCGCCGATGTGACCACCTTCTCCCAGCGGCTCCCCGCCCGCGGCGAGACCATCCTCGGCGATGAGTTCACCCTGGTGCTGGGCGGCAAGGGCGCGAACCAGGCCGTCGCGGCCGGTCTCGCGGGCGCCCGCACCAGCTTCGTCGGCTGCGTGGGCGATGACCTGTTCCACGATCTCGTCGTCGACGGTCTCAGCAGCGCGGGTGTCGATCTGACCCACCTGCGCACGGTGCCCGGCCCCACCGGGATCGCCCACATCCGCGTCGACGCCTCGGCGCAGAACGACATCGTCATGGTGCCGCTGGCCAACGCCCACCTCAACGCCGAGCAGATCGACGCGGCCCTCGCCGCGCTCGCGCCGACGACGTCGGTGCTGCTGACGCAGCTCGAGACCCCGGCATCCCTCACCCTGCACATCGCCTCGCGCGCCCGCGAGCACGGCATGAGCGTCGTGCTCGACCCGGCTCCGGCAGCACCACTGGATGCCGCGGTCTGGGCACACATCGACATCGTCACCCCGAACGAGACCGAGGCGACACTGATGAGCGGCATCGAGGTCGTCGACCGCGACTCGGCCGAGCGTGCGGGCCGCTGGTTCCGTGAGCAGGGCGCCGGCGCCGCGGTGATCACGATGGCCGAGAAGGGGTCGTGCGTCGTGACCGCCGAGGGCACCACGTTCATCGACCCGATCCCCGTCGAAGCCGTCGACACGACCGCCGCGGGCGACGCCTACGCCGGCTACCTGGGAGCGGCACTCGCCGAGGGCTGGACGCTGGCCGAGGCGACCGAGCTGGCCAGCGCGGCGGGCGCGATCGCCGTCACCCGCCAGGGCGCCTCACCGAGCCTGCCCCGTCGTGCAGAAGTGGATGCCCTGCGCGCGTCGCAGAGCTGAGGAGGAGCCCATGCGCAAGACCGACACCACCATCAACCCGGCGCTCTCACGCGTGATCAGCGAAACGGGTCACACCGACCTGATCGTCGTGACCGACGCCGGACTGCCGATCCCGCCCGGTACCGAGCGCATCGATCTGGCATACCGCCCCGGCGCACCGGCGTTCCTCGATGTGCTCGACACCGTGCTCGCCGAGATGGTCGTGGAGGGTGCGACCGTGTCGGCAGAGGTCGCCGAGGTCAGCCCGCACGTGCTCGACGCACTGCGTGAGCGCCTGCCGGGCATCGAGATCGAGCTGGTGCCGCACATCGAGTTCAAGAAGCGGACCGCGGATGCCCGCGCCTTCGTGCGCTCCGGCGAGTTCACACCGTACGCCAACGTGATCCTGCACGCGGGCGTCGCGTACGGAGCACCGT
Protein-coding sequences here:
- a CDS encoding amidohydrolase family protein yields the protein MRVMDSHLHLWDPEVLSYPWLEGELDSRFAVDELLNDRIDDVDEQIAVFVQADPVEKQSIDEVRWVDAIAEATGVVAIVAGARLDRGRKTTRHLDALARYESVVGVRHLLQGEKDGLARTPKFIEGARTLASRGWTFDACVRAHQIPDVTALADAVPGLNIVLDHLGKPAVGTPDGPLRPSADWLRDLADLARHPQVYVKLSGLPAEAGGVWDEDQLEPFLDAAADAFGENRLMWGSDWPVSSIDATVIDGGAYVPGGRDDWCHTIADWAERRGLDVDKILWTNGRRFYGIR
- a CDS encoding FadR/GntR family transcriptional regulator, which encodes MAVTDEAIEKIKAMIVSGELGPGDRLPPEKELAERLGLSRNSMREAVKALEVIRVLDVRRGDGTYVTSLEPHLLLEAITFVVDMHDDDSLLELFAVRRILESQATALAAGHAGADDAGALLDEVNAVDPKTVSIDDLVAHDTHFHSQVVGLAGNGYLASLIDGLSSQTIRARVWRGLTEQGAVERTLSEHRAIAEAIANHDATLAASLASAHVAGVERWLRQAAQA
- a CDS encoding transaldolase family protein, with amino-acid sequence MTAPRLYVDSADVERVGRLLDAGVVHGVTTNPTILERGGRTAADIPELYARWTGQGAREVFFQTWGGDRDSFLRNAAGLLELGDRIAVKVPATEEGFAAASALVRDGATVLVTAVYSVAQALACASIGVRYIAPYLGRMRDAGLDGDGLIARMQAVCADSDTDVLAASLRSADDIVALRENGVPYFTAAPAVLDELFAHPVSDSSAAEFDAAMVRLGA
- a CDS encoding ribokinase, translating into MTSDQSSRTGVVIVGSVTADVTTFSQRLPARGETILGDEFTLVLGGKGANQAVAAGLAGARTSFVGCVGDDLFHDLVVDGLSSAGVDLTHLRTVPGPTGIAHIRVDASAQNDIVMVPLANAHLNAEQIDAALAALAPTTSVLLTQLETPASLTLHIASRAREHGMSVVLDPAPAAPLDAAVWAHIDIVTPNETEATLMSGIEVVDRDSAERAGRWFREQGAGAAVITMAEKGSCVVTAEGTTFIDPIPVEAVDTTAAGDAYAGYLGAALAEGWTLAEATELASAAGAIAVTRQGASPSLPRRAEVDALRASQS
- the rbsD gene encoding D-ribose pyranase: MRKTDTTINPALSRVISETGHTDLIVVTDAGLPIPPGTERIDLAYRPGAPAFLDVLDTVLAEMVVEGATVSAEVAEVSPHVLDALRERLPGIEIELVPHIEFKKRTADARAFVRSGEFTPYANVILHAGVAYGAPS